A segment of the Panacibacter ginsenosidivorans genome:
CTGGATAGTGAAAAAATAAAATATTACAAGCAAAGAGTTGATGACACCTTCGATAAAAGCAGGCTCAATCGGAATATAGATATTTACCAGTCGCTGGATGATAAAACATTTCTTTCCGCAGATGACAGGCTTGACCAGTTGATTAATCTCCTGGCAGAAAATCCTGTGGATAGTACCATTATCAAAAAAAGAAAAAATACGAACTGGATAAAAAAGATCATTCTCATTATTATCGCGCTGCTGATGATAACGATCGGTTTTACAATGATCGTATTACCTGCCCCGCCTGAGTTTGAAATGTTTACCATTTATTATTTCAACCGGGATGATGGTGTTACATTAATGGATCTTATTTCGCTGCTGATCATATTCGGTGGGGTATTTTTATTAATAACAAGTATGAAGCGCAGGACAAGTGATGAGTGATGCAAAAAGAACCATATTAATTGTTGAGGACAATATCTTCTCTTCGATGGTGTTGCAGAAGGCATTGGAAAACGAAGGCTATAAATGTCTGCTTGCTGCTGATGTTAATGCTGCCATGAAAATACTGGGACAGGTATTGCCAGACATCATTTTATCTGATTATGAAATGCCTGAACAAAATGGCTTTGATTTCAGGGAGCATCTCATCAATCACCCGGTATTAAAAAACATTCCTTTTATTTTTCTTACTTCTCACACAGATCAGGCGCTTATGCTTAAAGGTCTGCGCATGCATGCGATCGATTTTATTTCAAAGGATACGCCATTTCCAATGCTTGTTTCCAAAGTAAATTCAGTGTTGCAGGTAGTGCGCAACCAACAGGAACTTTCTGTGCAGGAATTAAAGAAAGCTGCGGAGGCCATTAATATAAAATCTATTCCAAAAGAAGCGCCGGTTATAGATGGCTACGAAATAAATTTCTGGCACCAGCCATTCCAGAATTATCCTGGTGGAGATTTTATTGATTTTATAAAAGCAGATGATACACATACATTCATCGTGCTGGGAGACGTAATGGGTAAAAAATGGAAAGCATGGTTCTTTACATTTGGTTATTTAAGTTATATACGGTCTGTAATAAGATTTTCTGTATTGAATGGTGAATTCAATCCTGCAAAGATCCTTAAGAATATCAACGAACTGATCTGCATGGATGAAGTATTGACCGATATTTTCTCCAGCTTGTCTTTATTAATGCTGGATGCAGATGCAAACAAATTGCATTACTCCGGCGCAGGTGATCTTCCGTTACTTTATTTTAATAAACAAAATAAAGATGCGCTGAAAGTGCAGTCGACAGGGCTTCTGCTTGGTTTTACGAAAGATACAGAATACGATGAACAGGTGATTAATATGGAAAGCGGTGACCAATTATTTGTTTTTACAGACGGGCTGATAGATTTGGCGGGGGAACAAGGAAAGAAAAGCGATT
Coding sequences within it:
- a CDS encoding fused response regulator/phosphatase, encoding MSDAKRTILIVEDNIFSSMVLQKALENEGYKCLLAADVNAAMKILGQVLPDIILSDYEMPEQNGFDFREHLINHPVLKNIPFIFLTSHTDQALMLKGLRMHAIDFISKDTPFPMLVSKVNSVLQVVRNQQELSVQELKKAAEAINIKSIPKEAPVIDGYEINFWHQPFQNYPGGDFIDFIKADDTHTFIVLGDVMGKKWKAWFFTFGYLSYIRSVIRFSVLNGEFNPAKILKNINELICMDEVLTDIFSSLSLLMLDADANKLHYSGAGDLPLLYFNKQNKDALKVQSTGLLLGFTKDTEYDEQVINMESGDQLFVFTDGLIDLAGEQGKKSDYELFAKKISNTKSNTFSFEKINSKILSGITDHNQADDASLIFIKKI